One part of the Fusobacterium pseudoperiodonticum genome encodes these proteins:
- the gctA gene encoding glutaconate CoA-transferase subunit A: MSKVMSLHDAIAKYVESGDSLCFGGFTTNRKPYAAVYEIIRQGQTDFIGYSGPAGGDWDMLIGCGRIKAFINCYIANSGYTNVCRRFRDAVEKKHNLLLEDYSQDVIMLMLHASSLGLPYLPVKLMEGSDLEYKWGISAEIRKTIPKLPDKKLERIPNPFKEGEDVIAVPVPRLDTAIISVQKASINGTCSIEGDEFHDVDIAIAARKVIVIAEEIVTEEEIRRDPSKNSIPEFCVDAVVHAPYGCHPSQLYNYYDYDPAFYKMYDSVTKTDEDFEKFIQEWVIDVKDHDGYLAKLGLPRVSKLRVVPGFQYAAKLVKDGE; this comes from the coding sequence GTGAGCAAGGTAATGTCTTTACACGATGCAATAGCAAAATATGTTGAATCTGGAGATAGTTTATGTTTTGGAGGATTCACAACAAACAGAAAGCCTTATGCGGCTGTTTACGAAATTATTAGACAAGGACAAACTGATTTTATTGGATATTCTGGTCCAGCAGGAGGAGATTGGGATATGTTAATAGGATGTGGAAGAATAAAAGCTTTCATAAACTGTTACATAGCTAACTCAGGATATACAAATGTTTGTAGAAGATTCAGAGATGCAGTAGAAAAGAAACATAATTTATTATTAGAAGATTATTCTCAAGACGTTATAATGTTAATGTTACATGCTTCTTCATTAGGATTACCATATTTACCAGTAAAATTAATGGAAGGTAGTGACTTAGAATATAAATGGGGAATAAGTGCAGAAATCAGAAAGACAATTCCTAAATTGCCTGATAAAAAATTAGAAAGAATTCCAAATCCTTTCAAAGAAGGAGAAGATGTAATAGCAGTTCCAGTTCCAAGACTAGATACAGCTATAATTTCTGTTCAAAAAGCTTCTATTAATGGAACTTGCTCAATAGAAGGAGATGAATTCCATGATGTTGATATAGCTATTGCTGCAAGAAAAGTTATAGTTATAGCGGAAGAAATAGTAACAGAAGAAGAAATCAGAAGAGATCCTTCTAAAAACTCTATACCTGAATTCTGTGTTGACGCAGTAGTTCATGCACCTTATGGATGTCACCCATCACAATTATATAACTATTATGATTATGACCCAGCATTCTATAAAATGTATGATTCTGTAACTAAAACTGATGAAGATTTTGAAAAATTCATACAAGAATGGGTTATAGATGTTAAAGATCATGATGGATACTTAGCTAAATTAGGTTTACCAAGAGTAAGCAAATTAAGAGTAGTTCCAGGATTCCAATACGCTGCAAAATTAGTTAAGGATGGTGAATAA
- the gctB gene encoding glutaconate CoA-transferase subunit B, with product MAKNYKNYTNKEMQAITIAKEIKDGQIVIVGTGLPLIGATVAKNKFAPNCKLIVESGLMDCSPIEVPRSVGDLRLMGHCAVQWPNVRFIGFETNEYLNGNDRMIAFIGGAQINPYGDLNSTIIGDDYVKPKTRFTGSGGANGIATYSNTVIMMQHEKRRFIEKIDYVTSVGWAGGPGGREKLGLPGNRGPLAVVTDKGILRFDEKTKRMYLAGYYPGVTIEDIVENTGFELDTSRAVQLEAPTEEIIKMIREDIDPGQAFIKVPVEE from the coding sequence ATGGCAAAGAATTATAAAAATTATACAAATAAAGAAATGCAAGCTATTACTATTGCTAAAGAAATAAAAGATGGGCAAATAGTTATAGTAGGGACAGGATTACCTTTAATAGGAGCAACTGTTGCTAAAAATAAATTCGCCCCTAATTGTAAACTAATAGTTGAAAGTGGATTAATGGATTGTAGTCCAATAGAAGTTCCAAGAAGTGTTGGAGACTTAAGACTTATGGGACACTGTGCTGTTCAATGGCCAAACGTAAGATTCATAGGTTTTGAAACAAATGAATACTTAAATGGTAACGACAGAATGATAGCTTTCATCGGAGGAGCTCAAATAAATCCTTATGGAGATTTAAACTCTACTATCATTGGTGATGATTATGTAAAACCAAAAACAAGATTTACAGGAAGTGGAGGAGCTAATGGTATAGCTACTTATTCAAATACTGTAATTATGATGCAACATGAAAAAAGAAGATTTATTGAAAAAATTGACTATGTAACAAGTGTTGGTTGGGCAGGAGGACCAGGAGGAAGAGAAAAATTAGGACTTCCTGGTAACAGAGGACCTTTAGCAGTTGTTACAGATAAAGGTATCTTAAGATTTGATGAAAAAACTAAGAGAATGTACTTAGCTGGATACTATCCAGGTGTAACTATAGAAGATATAGTTGAAAATACTGGATTTGAACTTGATACTTCAAGAGCTGTTCAATTAGAGGCTCCAACTGAAGAAATCATAAAAATGATAAGAGAAGATATAGATCCAGGACAAGCATTTATAAAAGTTCCAGTAGAAGAATAA
- a CDS encoding acyl-CoA carboxylase subunit beta produces MNYSMPKYFQNMPQVGNSLANIDEANENAVREVEAAIAESIAAMQDAGTPDEKIHDKDQMTALERIAELVDEGTWYPLNTLYNPEDFETGTGIVKGLGRIGGKWAVVVASDNKKIVGAWVPGQADNLLRASDTAKCLGIPLVYVLNCSGVKLDEQEKVYANRRGGGTPFFRNAELQQLGIPVIVGIYGTNPAGGGYHSISPTILIAHKDANMAVGGAGIVGGMNPKGYIDMEGAIQIAEATIAAKQVEVPGTIHVHYDKTGFFREVYDDEIGVIDGIKKYMDYLPAYDLEFFRVDEPTEPALDPNDLYSILPMNQKKIYNIYDIIGRLFDNSEFSEYKKGYGPEVVTGLAKVDGLLVGVVANAQGLLMNYPEYREKAVGIGGKLYRQGLIKMSEFVTLCSRDRLPIVWLQDTSGIDVGNPAEEAELLGLGQSLIYSIENSHVPQIEITLRKGSAAAHYVLGGPQGNNTNAFSLGTAATEVYVMNGETAASAMYSRRLAKDHKAGKDLQPTIDKMNQLINEYTAKSRPAYCAKTGMVDEIVPLYDLRGYISAFANAVYQNPKSICAFHQMILPRAIREFETYTKK; encoded by the coding sequence ATGAATTATTCAATGCCAAAATATTTTCAAAATATGCCACAAGTTGGGAATTCACTAGCTAATATAGATGAAGCTAATGAAAATGCAGTAAGAGAAGTTGAAGCAGCGATTGCTGAAAGTATTGCTGCAATGCAAGATGCAGGAACTCCTGATGAAAAAATTCATGATAAAGATCAAATGACTGCATTAGAAAGAATAGCGGAATTAGTAGATGAAGGGACTTGGTATCCTTTAAATACTCTATACAATCCAGAAGATTTCGAAACTGGAACAGGTATAGTAAAAGGGCTAGGAAGAATTGGAGGAAAATGGGCAGTAGTTGTTGCATCTGATAACAAGAAAATAGTTGGAGCTTGGGTTCCAGGACAAGCAGATAACTTATTAAGAGCATCAGACACAGCTAAATGTTTAGGAATTCCTTTAGTTTATGTACTAAATTGTAGTGGTGTTAAACTTGATGAACAAGAAAAAGTTTATGCAAACAGAAGAGGAGGAGGAACTCCATTCTTCCGTAATGCAGAATTACAACAATTAGGAATTCCAGTAATAGTAGGAATCTATGGAACAAACCCAGCAGGTGGAGGATACCACAGTATCAGTCCTACAATATTAATAGCTCATAAAGATGCTAACATGGCAGTTGGAGGAGCAGGAATTGTTGGAGGAATGAATCCTAAAGGATATATAGATATGGAAGGAGCTATTCAAATAGCTGAAGCTACAATAGCTGCTAAACAAGTTGAAGTTCCAGGAACTATCCATGTTCACTACGATAAAACAGGTTTCTTCAGAGAAGTTTATGATGATGAAATTGGAGTTATAGATGGTATTAAAAAATATATGGATTACTTACCAGCTTATGACTTAGAATTCTTCAGAGTCGATGAACCAACTGAACCAGCTTTAGATCCAAATGATTTATATTCAATACTTCCAATGAATCAAAAGAAAATCTATAATATCTATGATATAATAGGACGTTTATTTGATAACAGTGAATTTTCTGAATATAAAAAAGGATATGGACCAGAAGTTGTAACTGGACTTGCAAAAGTTGATGGATTATTAGTAGGAGTTGTTGCAAATGCACAAGGACTTTTAATGAACTATCCTGAATACAGAGAAAAAGCAGTTGGTATTGGTGGAAAACTATATCGTCAAGGACTTATCAAAATGAGCGAATTCGTAACTCTTTGCTCAAGAGATAGATTACCAATAGTTTGGTTACAAGATACAAGTGGAATAGATGTAGGAAATCCTGCTGAAGAAGCAGAATTATTAGGATTAGGACAATCTCTAATCTACTCTATAGAAAACTCACATGTACCTCAAATAGAAATTACTTTAAGAAAAGGTTCAGCTGCAGCTCACTATGTACTAGGTGGACCACAAGGTAATAATACAAATGCTTTCTCTTTAGGAACAGCAGCTACAGAAGTATATGTAATGAATGGTGAAACAGCAGCTTCTGCAATGTATTCAAGAAGACTTGCTAAAGATCATAAAGCTGGAAAAGATTTACAACCTACAATTGATAAAATGAATCAATTGATAAATGAATATACAGCTAAATCAAGACCAGCATATTGTGCTAAAACAGGTATGGTTGATGAAATAGTACCTCTATATGATTTAAGAGGATATATCTCTGCATTTGCTAATGCAGTATATCAAAATCCTAAATCAATTTGTGCTTTCCATCAAATGATTTTACCTAGAGCTATAAGAGAATTTGAAACTTATACAAAAAAATAA
- the gltS gene encoding sodium/glutamate symporter has translation MEEISVFKVSMFETLMLAVLAIYFGEFLRKKINILVKYCLPASVVGGTIFAIVFYVLYSMKIVELEFDYKAVNQLFYCIFFAASGAAASMALLKQGGKLVVIFAVLAAVLAACQNAVALAVGKFMNVDPLISMMTGSIPMTGGHGNAASFAPIAVDAGAPAAMEVAIAAATFGLISGCIIGGPLGNFIVKRHKLEDPLLDGKEEKAELSGEESTGILMGKSHIVQAVFLMCIAIGIGQIITNGLASINVKFPIHVSCMFGGILVRLFFDAKKGNHDVLYEAIDSVGEFSLGLFVSMSIITMKLWQLSGLGMSLVVLLMAQVVFIIFFCYLLTFRLLGKNYDAAVMAVGHTGFGLGAVPVAMTTMQTVCKKYRYSKLAFFVVPVIGGFISNISNAIIITKFLDIAKSLHAVWIG, from the coding sequence ATGGAAGAAATAAGTGTATTTAAAGTAAGTATGTTTGAAACGCTAATGTTAGCAGTGTTAGCTATATATTTTGGAGAATTTTTAAGAAAGAAAATTAATATTTTAGTAAAATATTGTTTACCAGCATCTGTTGTTGGTGGGACAATTTTTGCAATAGTATTTTATGTTTTATATTCTATGAAAATAGTTGAATTAGAATTTGACTATAAGGCAGTAAACCAACTATTCTATTGTATATTCTTTGCGGCAAGTGGAGCAGCAGCTAGTATGGCACTTTTAAAACAAGGTGGAAAACTTGTTGTAATATTTGCAGTTTTAGCAGCAGTTTTAGCAGCTTGTCAAAATGCAGTAGCATTAGCAGTTGGTAAGTTTATGAATGTCGATCCATTAATTTCAATGATGACTGGAAGTATACCTATGACTGGTGGACATGGAAATGCAGCATCATTTGCACCAATAGCAGTTGACGCAGGAGCACCAGCAGCTATGGAAGTTGCAATAGCAGCAGCTACATTTGGATTAATTTCAGGATGTATAATAGGTGGACCATTAGGAAACTTTATAGTAAAAAGACATAAACTTGAAGATCCATTACTAGATGGAAAAGAAGAAAAAGCTGAATTATCTGGAGAAGAATCTACTGGAATTTTAATGGGAAAAAGCCATATTGTTCAAGCTGTATTCTTAATGTGTATAGCTATTGGTATTGGACAAATAATAACAAATGGTTTAGCAAGTATAAATGTAAAATTCCCTATACATGTAAGTTGTATGTTTGGTGGAATCTTAGTAAGATTATTTTTTGATGCTAAAAAAGGAAATCATGATGTTTTATATGAAGCTATAGATTCTGTTGGAGAATTCTCATTAGGACTATTTGTATCAATGTCAATTATTACTATGAAATTATGGCAATTATCAGGATTAGGAATGTCTTTAGTTGTATTATTAATGGCTCAAGTAGTATTTATAATATTTTTCTGTTACTTATTAACATTCAGATTATTAGGAAAAAATTACGATGCAGCAGTAATGGCAGTAGGACACACTGGATTTGGACTAGGAGCTGTTCCAGTTGCAATGACTACTATGCAAACTGTATGTAAAAAATATAGATATTCTAAGTTAGCATTCTTTGTAGTTCCAGTAATTGGAGGATTTATAAGTAACATATCAAATGCAATAATTATAACTAAGTTTTTAGATATAGCTAAGAGCTTACATGCTGTATGGATTGGATAA
- a CDS encoding acyl-CoA dehydratase activase, producing MSIFTMGIDVGSTASKCIILKDGKEIVAKAVISVGTGTSGPARAMKEALDQVGLSSVTELQGAVATGYGRNSLAEVPAQMSELSCHAKGAYFLFPNVHSIIDIGGQDSKALKIGDNGMLENFVMNDKCAAGTGRFLDVIAKVLEVNLEDLEKLDEKSTVDVAISSTCTVFAESEVISQLAKGTKIEDIVKGIHTAIASRVGSLAKRIGIKDDVVMTGGVALNKGMVRALERNLGFKLHTNEYCQLNGAIGAALFAYQKYTMTHQ from the coding sequence ATGAGTATATTTACGATGGGAATAGATGTTGGTTCAACAGCATCTAAATGTATAATATTGAAAGATGGTAAAGAAATTGTAGCAAAAGCTGTTATATCAGTAGGGACAGGAACTAGTGGACCAGCTAGAGCAATGAAAGAAGCTTTAGATCAAGTTGGTTTAAGTTCTGTAACTGAATTACAAGGGGCTGTTGCAACTGGTTATGGAAGAAACTCTTTAGCAGAAGTTCCAGCTCAAATGTCTGAATTATCTTGCCATGCAAAGGGAGCATATTTTCTATTTCCAAATGTTCACTCAATTATTGATATCGGAGGACAAGATTCAAAAGCATTAAAAATTGGAGACAATGGAATGCTTGAAAACTTTGTTATGAACGACAAATGTGCTGCAGGAACAGGAAGATTCTTAGATGTAATTGCAAAGGTCTTGGAAGTAAATCTAGAGGATCTAGAAAAATTAGATGAAAAATCAACTGTGGATGTGGCAATAAGTTCAACTTGTACTGTATTTGCAGAATCTGAAGTAATATCACAACTTGCTAAAGGAACAAAAATTGAAGATATAGTAAAAGGGATCCACACTGCTATAGCTAGTCGTGTTGGTAGTTTGGCAAAGAGAATTGGAATAAAAGATGATGTTGTTATGACTGGAGGAGTAGCACTTAACAAAGGTATGGTTAGAGCTTTAGAAAGAAATTTAGGGTTTAAACTTCATACTAATGAATATTGTCAGCTAAATGGAGCGATAGGTGCTGCATTGTTTGCTTACCAAAAATATACAATGACACATCAATAA
- a CDS encoding 2-hydroxyacyl-CoA dehydratase subunit D, which produces MGKMEKLPNKTPRPIEGHKPAAAILRGVVDKVYANAWEAKKRGELVGWSSSKFPIELAKAFDLNVVYPENHAASAAAKKDGLRLCQAAEDMGYDNDICGYARISLAYAAGEPTDARRMPQPDFLLCCNNICNMMTKWYENIARMHNIPLIMIDIPFSNTVDVPEEKIDYLVGQFNHAIKQLEELTGKKFDEKKFEDACARANRTASAWLRACKYMGYKPSPLSGFDLFNHMADIVAARCDEEAAMGFELLAEEFEQSIKEGTSTWEYPEEHRILFEGIPCWPGLKPLFEPLKDNGVNVTAVVYAPAFGFRYENVREMAAAYCKAPCSVCIETGVEWRETMAKENGISGALVNYNRSCKPWSGAMPEIERRWKEDLGIPVVHFDGDQADERNFSTEQYNTRVQGLVEIMQERKEERLANGEEVYTNFENTKETDWSKETIKH; this is translated from the coding sequence ATGGGAAAAATGGAAAAATTACCTAATAAAACACCTAGACCGATAGAAGGGCACAAACCAGCTGCTGCTATCTTAAGAGGTGTAGTTGATAAAGTTTATGCAAATGCATGGGAAGCAAAAAAGAGAGGAGAATTAGTTGGATGGAGTTCATCTAAGTTTCCAATCGAATTAGCTAAAGCTTTTGACTTAAATGTTGTATATCCTGAAAACCACGCTGCATCAGCAGCAGCTAAAAAAGATGGATTAAGACTATGTCAAGCTGCAGAAGATATGGGATATGACAATGATATTTGTGGATATGCTAGAATCAGTTTAGCATATGCTGCAGGAGAACCAACAGATGCAAGAAGAATGCCACAACCAGACTTCTTACTATGTTGTAACAACATCTGTAACATGATGACTAAATGGTATGAAAATATAGCAAGAATGCACAATATTCCATTAATAATGATAGATATACCTTTCTCAAATACAGTAGATGTACCTGAAGAAAAAATTGATTACTTAGTAGGACAATTTAATCATGCTATAAAACAATTAGAAGAATTAACAGGAAAGAAATTTGATGAAAAGAAATTTGAAGATGCTTGTGCAAGAGCAAACAGAACTGCTTCTGCTTGGTTAAGAGCATGTAAATATATGGGATATAAACCATCTCCATTAAGTGGATTTGACTTATTCAACCACATGGCAGACATTGTTGCTGCTAGATGTGATGAAGAAGCAGCTATGGGATTTGAATTACTAGCAGAAGAATTTGAACAATCTATAAAAGAAGGAACTTCAACTTGGGAATATCCAGAAGAACACAGAATTCTATTTGAAGGAATTCCTTGTTGGCCAGGATTAAAACCATTATTTGAACCTTTAAAAGATAATGGAGTAAATGTTACTGCAGTTGTTTATGCACCAGCATTTGGATTTAGATATGAAAATGTAAGAGAAATGGCAGCAGCTTATTGTAAAGCACCTTGTTCTGTATGTATAGAAACAGGAGTTGAATGGAGAGAAACTATGGCTAAAGAAAACGGTATAAGTGGAGCACTTGTAAACTATAACCGTAGTTGTAAACCATGGAGTGGTGCAATGCCAGAAATAGAAAGAAGATGGAAAGAAGACTTAGGAATTCCAGTTGTTCACTTTGATGGAGACCAAGCTGACGAAAGAAACTTCTCAACTGAGCAATATAATACAAGAGTACAAGGTCTTGTTGAAATAATGCAAGAAAGAAAAGAAGAAAGATTAGCAAATGGAGAAGAAGTTTATACAAACTTTGAAAACACTAAAGAAACTGACTGGTCTAAAGAAACAATAAAACATTAA
- a CDS encoding 2-hydroxyacyl-CoA dehydratase subunit D: protein MAEIKELLEQFKYYAENPRKQLDKYLAEGKKAVGIFPYYAPEEIVYAGGMVPFGVWGGQGPIEKAKDYFPTFYYSLALRCLEMALDGTLDGLSASIITTLDDTLRPFSQNYKVSAGRKIPMVFLNHGQHRKEEFGKQYNARIFRNAKEELEKICDVKITDENLKNAFKVYNDNREEKRRFIKLAAKHPQSIKASDRSNVLKSSYFMLKDEHTALLRKLNQELEAIPEEQWDGVRVVTSGVITDNPGLLEVFDNYKVCVVADDVAHESRALKVDIDLSIADPMLALADQFARMDEDPILYDPDIYKRPKYVLDLVKENNADGCLLFMMNFNDTEEMEYPSLKQAFDAAKVPLIKMGYDQQMVDFGQVKTQLETFNELVQLSRF from the coding sequence ATGGCTGAAATTAAGGAATTGTTAGAACAATTTAAGTACTATGCAGAAAACCCTAGAAAGCAATTAGACAAATATCTTGCTGAAGGAAAGAAAGCAGTAGGTATATTCCCTTATTATGCACCTGAAGAAATAGTTTATGCAGGTGGAATGGTTCCATTTGGTGTATGGGGAGGACAAGGACCTATTGAAAAAGCAAAGGATTATTTCCCTACTTTCTATTACTCATTAGCTTTAAGATGTTTAGAAATGGCTCTAGATGGAACATTAGATGGTTTATCTGCTTCAATAATTACTACACTTGACGATACATTAAGACCATTTTCACAAAACTATAAAGTAAGTGCAGGAAGAAAGATACCTATGGTATTCTTAAACCATGGACAACATAGAAAAGAAGAATTTGGTAAACAATACAATGCAAGAATTTTCAGAAATGCTAAAGAAGAATTAGAAAAAATCTGTGATGTAAAAATTACTGATGAAAATTTAAAAAATGCATTCAAAGTTTATAATGACAATAGAGAAGAAAAGAGAAGATTTATAAAATTAGCTGCTAAACATCCACAAAGTATTAAAGCATCTGATAGATCTAATGTTTTAAAAAGTTCATACTTCATGTTAAAGGATGAACACACAGCTTTACTAAGAAAATTAAATCAAGAATTAGAAGCTATTCCTGAAGAACAATGGGATGGAGTAAGAGTTGTTACAAGTGGAGTTATTACAGACAACCCTGGACTTCTAGAAGTATTTGATAACTACAAAGTATGCGTAGTTGCAGATGATGTAGCTCATGAATCAAGAGCATTAAAGGTTGATATAGACTTATCTATAGCTGACCCAATGTTAGCACTTGCTGATCAATTTGCTCGTATGGATGAAGATCCTATTCTTTATGATCCAGATATATACAAGAGACCTAAATATGTATTAGATTTAGTTAAAGAAAATAATGCAGATGGTTGTCTACTATTTATGATGAACTTTAATGATACTGAAGAAATGGAATATCCATCATTAAAACAAGCATTTGATGCTGCTAAAGTTCCATTAATTAAAATGGGATATGATCAACAAATGGTAGACTTTGGACAAGTTAAAACTCAACTTGAAACATTTAACGAATTAGTACAATTAAGCAGATTCTAG
- a CDS encoding leucine-rich repeat domain-containing protein, with translation MDQNIWEYDDFIFKGDELKGMTAKGKDKVKTGGQTDLVIPAVTPDGLPLKKIADNAFYRRGLTSVVIPDTVESIGYDAFGVCKLKEVKLPEALVNIEGFAFYRNKLTKVEFGSKVRRIEPSAFAMNELSEIALPETLEYIGASAFYKNSLETVSFPKSVAKIDMYAFRKNNIHKVEVANSVDLHKFAFETFTTVERV, from the coding sequence ATGGATCAAAATATATGGGAATATGATGATTTTATTTTCAAAGGTGATGAACTAAAAGGTATGACAGCAAAAGGTAAAGACAAAGTAAAAACTGGAGGTCAAACTGATTTAGTAATACCAGCAGTAACTCCTGATGGATTACCTCTAAAAAAAATAGCTGACAATGCTTTTTACAGAAGAGGGTTAACTTCTGTTGTAATTCCTGATACAGTTGAAAGTATTGGATATGATGCTTTTGGAGTATGTAAATTAAAAGAAGTTAAATTACCAGAAGCATTAGTAAATATAGAAGGATTTGCATTCTATAGAAATAAATTAACTAAAGTTGAATTTGGAAGCAAAGTAAGAAGAATAGAGCCAAGTGCATTTGCTATGAATGAACTTTCTGAAATAGCTCTTCCTGAAACTTTAGAATATATAGGAGCATCAGCTTTCTATAAAAATTCTTTAGAAACAGTTAGTTTTCCAAAATCTGTGGCTAAGATAGATATGTATGCTTTTAGAAAGAATAATATTCATAAGGTAGAAGTCGCAAATTCTGTTGATTTACATAAATTTGCTTTTGAAACTTTTACAACTGTTGAAAGAGTATAG
- a CDS encoding ACP phosphodiesterase: MNFLGHSLISLEIDENANKKTLYGNFTGDYYKGLVDRIELPEALKEGITLHRTIDKISDRKENSLNEFLTDKFGIFKGIVSDMFIDHFLSKNFSSLFNKDIKLTEKKILNTIEKNRNIFPKDFDNMFKWLNDRNVMSNYKDIDFLERAFEGLARNIRKGEILNLATTELKKNYNLFEEKSINEFFYVKDKSIEEFLNK, translated from the coding sequence ATGAATTTTTTAGGACACTCATTGATTTCACTTGAAATTGATGAAAATGCAAATAAAAAGACTCTCTATGGTAATTTTACAGGTGATTACTATAAAGGTTTAGTTGATAGAATAGAGCTTCCAGAAGCTTTAAAAGAAGGTATTACACTACATAGAACAATAGATAAAATTTCAGATAGAAAAGAGAATTCTTTAAATGAATTCTTAACTGATAAGTTTGGAATTTTTAAAGGGATAGTGTCAGATATGTTCATAGATCATTTCTTATCTAAAAATTTTAGTAGCTTATTTAATAAAGATATAAAACTCACTGAAAAGAAAATATTGAATACAATTGAGAAAAATAGAAATATTTTTCCAAAAGATTTTGATAATATGTTTAAATGGTTGAATGATAGAAATGTTATGTCAAATTATAAAGATATAGATTTCCTAGAAAGAGCTTTTGAAGGCTTGGCTAGAAATATAAGAAAAGGTGAAATTTTAAATTTAGCTACAACTGAGTTAAAAAAGAATTATAATCTATTTGAAGAGAAATCTATAAATGAATTTTTCTATGTAAAAGATAAAAGTATAGAAGAATTTTTAAATAAATAA